From Camelina sativa cultivar DH55 chromosome 7, Cs, whole genome shotgun sequence, one genomic window encodes:
- the LOC104700852 gene encoding indole glucosinolate O-methyltransferase 4-like, translating into MANHLQDPLTTSLKQGLIKKEQQFDEETVSLQAGIILSTAGFPMVFKTALELGVIDTIATVEEGVWLSSSEIALRLPTKPTNPEAPVLLDRMLALLVSHSILKYRMVETGESGQPGKTERVYAAEPVCMFFSNRGGGSSSLATMLMVGLSEVYFKTWTHLKDMILEGKDAFTSAHGMRIFEYIGSNKRFGEMFNRGMSEVSTMIMNRVLELYKGFEDVNTLVDVGGGFGHVTGLVTSKYPHIKGINFDLAKVLTDAPLYPGVEHVSGDMFKEIPKGDAIIMKWILHDWNDEDCIKLLKNCWRSLSEQGKVILVEMLTPVEPKINDPYSKIVFGMDMFMLTQCSGGKERSFPQIETLAFDSGFIRCEIICHAYSYGVMELHK; encoded by the exons atggcAAACCATCTTCAAGATCCCTTAACCACTTCCTTGAAACAAGGTCTAATAAAAAAAGAGCAACAATTTGACGAAGAAACAGTGAGTTTGCAAGCAGGGATAATCTTGTCCACTGCGGGCTTCCCTATGGTTTTCAAAACGGCCTTGGAGCTTGGCGTCATCGACACGATTGCTACTGTAGAGGAAGGCGTATGGCTCTCGTCTTCTGAGATTGCACTTCGTCTCCCAACCAAACCCACCAACCCCGAGGCACCGGTTTTATTGGACCGGATGCTGGCTTTACTTGTTAGTCACTCGATCTTAAAGTACCGTATGGTTGAAACGGGAGAAAGCGGTCAACCCGGAAAAACCGAGAGAGTTTATGCTGCTGAACCGGTTTGCATGTTTTTCTCGAACCGTGGCGGCGGCTCCAGTTCTCTTGCGACTATGCTCATGGTAGGCCTAAGCGAAGTCTATTTCAAGACTTG GACACATCTCAAAGATATGATATTAGAAGGAAAGGATGCATTCACCTCTGCTCATGGCATGCGAATCTTTGAATACATTGGTTCAAACAAACGGTTCGGTGAAATGTTTAACCGGGGAATGTCAGAAGTTTCTACCATGATCATGAATAGAGTTCTAGAACTGTACAAGGGATTCGAAGATGTAAACACTTTAGTGGATGTTGGAGGAGGATTTGGACACGTCACAGGTTTAGTGACTTCCAAGTATCCTCATATTAAGGGCATCAATTTCGACTTAGCCAAGGTTTTAACTGACGCTCCTCTTTATCCGG gagtgGAGCATGTTTCAGGAGATATGTTTAAAGAAATTCCAAAAGGAGATGCCATCATCATGAAA TGGATACTACATGATTGGAACGACGAAGATTGCATAAAGCTTCTAAAAAATTGCTGGAGAAGTCTTTCGGAACAAGGAAAAGTAATTCTCGTCGAGATGCTTACGCCGGTGGAACCAAAGATCAACGACCCCTATTCTAAAATTGTGTTTGGTATGGACATGTTTATGTTAACGCAATGCTCAGGTGGTAAGGAGAGGTCATTTCCCCAGATCGAGACTCTAGCCTTTGATTCGGGTTTTATCCGGTGTGAAATCATATGCCATGCCTATTCATATGGTGTTATGGAATTACACAAATAG